A genome region from Setaria italica strain Yugu1 chromosome III, Setaria_italica_v2.0, whole genome shotgun sequence includes the following:
- the LOC101752812 gene encoding keratin-associated protein 9-7, with translation MASTSAALNGTFLVAAAFLVLLHSSMGRQPGPPHHCPDDNAGQHPAAPAQHCRDDNPEEQPAPTPAPTPAPTPMPTLAPAPAADCSLNCSMQCGPQCEVNRTAGLAKCHTDYVSNWNGCYDSCTSSICPDKSACVNSGCVFANCACDHTNASSCCQWCGQALLNTYFNCVNFEDRYVPYCINNCTNDCNKNCTQG, from the coding sequence ATGGCTTCAACTTCTGCAGCTCTTAACGGCACCTTTTTGGTCGCTGCTGCGTTCCTCGTGCTGCTCCATTCATCAATGGGGCGGCAGCCAGGGCCTCCGCACCATTGCCCTGATGATAACGCGGGGCAGCATCCAGCAGCGCCTGCGCAGCATTGCCGTGATGATAACCCGGAGGAGCAGCCAGCGCCGACCCCAGCACcaacgccggcgccgacgccaaTGCCAACACTAGCACCGGCTCCAGCGGCCGACTGCTCTCTTAACTGCAGCATGCAATGTGGTCCGCAGTGCGAAGTCAATAGGACCGCTGGTCTCGCAAAGTGCCATACCGACTATGTCTCCAACTGGAACGGGTGCTATGACAGCTGCACTTCTAGTATCTGCCCTGACAAGTCCGCCTGTGTCAATAGTGGCTGCGTCTTCGCTAACTGCGCTTGCGATCACACCAATGCCAGTAGTTGCTGCCAATGGTGCGGTCAAGCTCTTCTCAACACATACTTTAACTGCGTGAATTTTGAGGACAGGTATGTGCCGTACTGCATCAACAACTGCACGAACGACTGCAACAAGAACTGTACCCAGGGCTGA